The genomic stretch TAAACTGGAAAAAAGCTGTTACATTATTTTAGGCACAAGATAATGTGATGCGCACCAAACTCGGCAGTAAATACAGAGTACAGTGAATAAACTCAAGATATACTTTGGAAGTGGAACTGACGAGATTGGTTAattgataaaatgagaaaagaaaaggactcaCTGGCGTTAAGTAAACAAaccctccccagagggcccaATCTAGCCCCGCCCTTCCCCTTTCGACCCAAACGGAGGAAGTGAGGAAAAGGAAGCGACCGCCAAGTTACGAGCATGCTTCAGGCCTGGCGTCGCAAGGAGGCCGTAAATCGGAAAACCCTATTTGGCCCCTCCCCCATAATGGGCGGCCCCGGAGAGTGACAAAAACCAATGACAAGCGACTCGTCGGGCACTCACCCTATGGCTCTTGAACTGGGTGGAGTCCTGTGCCACGAGGCTAGCTTCCGCTCTCCGCAGCAAAGCTGCCGCTCTGGGCTGCATTATCTGCCGCGGTTTGGGCATTTCTGTCAACGTGGGAAGAAGTTGTGCAGAGCAAGTGGACTTTAAACCCGAAGTGCGGGAAGCAGTACGGGAGGGATGGGCCCCGCACATAAGGGAGCGCAGCATCGCGGAACTGCCGGGGAGCCGGAGGTGGGTGAGCCATCTGGGAGGAAGGAATGCGCAACGTGTCGGAGTTGGCAGAACCTAACAGTTCTCTAGCGAGGGCACGAGAACGGTCCCTTCTGGAAGAGCCCCATTTCCTCTGATGCTTCCAGCCCAGGGTACCGAGACAATCAGAGCTTGCTAAAGGAGATGGAACTTGGCATTATCCGGATGGAAATAGTAAAGACAATTGAGCTTCTGTTTGCTAGCTCTACACCTTGAAACTGAAATATACCCCACCCCCTTCTACGGCTTGGGTCTTTTCCCTGACGAAGTCCTCCTGAAGGTTGGACGGGAtcttcttccctcttgtgtctagTTTTGTGCTCTCCACGTGGTGGCGCTCCTGGAGCGCTACAGTAAGGCTCTCCAGGGTGTGGGATCGTGGAGGGGGGCGGGGCCCAGGGCTGTAGGGGAGAAGGTTTGGGATCCCGCAGCCCAGGGTTCGAAGCCTGCTCACAGTTTAGGCATACCAACTGGAACCTCTAGCTCACTGGGCTTCGTTCGGGTGTCCGTTTTCTgctagggttattgtgaggattggATGATTTCACTGAGTGTGTCCTTCAGAGTCAGTAGGCTCTTCCATCATTGAGCACTTAATGTATACTTATATAGTTTATAGTCAGGGCTTGCtggggcagggtgtgtgtgtgtgtgtaacctgGCAGGATTTGGATAGAGCAAGAGTGGAGATGGCATTTGCAAAGTCCCAGGATTAACCCAGCAGAAGAGGAAGCTCCTGGTACTTACAAGGACCTGAGGCATTGCTTAGTGCATGGCCCAGTCAGCTACTACCCCTAGCAACTTGTGCTGTCAGGTAGATGGGGAACCCTCAACTCAAGGAGTTTTCAGCATAGAGCTCAGTAAtgttcttttaagtaaaaattattcTGAGTTTTACACAATCTGACTCCCATTCAAGAGAGACCAGGAGCAGGTAAAGCCTTTACCCACATCCTGTCATGGTGGCATGTCAGGCAGTGGACGCTAGATATCTGTGATGTCACCCTGGGTTCTCCCTCTCATTGGCCACAGGTGATGGCGTCAGCTCTGGAAGGCATAGGcaaggaggggaagaaggaatcCTCAAAGAAGCGTTCTGGTTCTCCAGTGGAGGGCCTCCTGCAGCCCGTGAAGCTCAGCCGGGCAGAACTGTACAAGGAGCCTACCAATGAGGAGCTGAATCGTCTTCGGGAGACTGAGAGTCTGTTCCATTCCAGCTTGCTTCGTTTACAGGTACCATTGGGTGGCTGGGAATTGGGTTAGAGAGGTGGGCCTGAGACACTGAGGCTGAAGTACTACTCACCCCTGCCACTTCTTACAGGTAGAGGAGCTACTGAAGGAAGTGAGGCtgtcagagaagaagaaagagcgGATTGATGCTTTCCTACAGAAGGTCAACCAGCGGATCATGAGGGTGCCCTCAACCCCTGAGACAGAGGTAAGGCAGGTAGTGGAGGGAACTGGAAAGCCCAGAAGAGGTCCTTAGGGGCCTTGTTATTCTCTGAAGGGGATGGGGTGCTAGGGAGCTCATTCTCACTGCCAGGAGTCTCAGCTAGGAGTGCAGTCAAttatatgttcattcatttagcaaacactTACGTGCTTTGCAGTAGTTGTGTTCTTAGggtacatcagtgaacaaagcagCCTATGTTCTAGTATTAGACTTATGGACGATAGATAATGAACACGACAAGTAAACTGTATGGCAGTGTTAGATGGTGGTAAGTACtatggaaaaaggaagaagaacaaGGTAAGGGGATTATGGGAATATCAGAGGGTGAGAGTGTTTGGCAACTTTAAGTAGTGTGGTTGAGGTAGGCTTTATTGAAGTGACATTTGTGTGAAGGAAGTGAGTCAGGTATATAGATATCTAAGGAAGGGAAGGGACTCCAGGAAGGGAAAATAGCCAACACAAAGGTTCAAAGGCAAGAATAGGTCTGGTatgatgagttgggagattgggattgacatatatacactaatatgcataagatggataactaaaaagaacctgctgtataaaaaaataaaattaaactaaaaaattaaaaaaaaaagaataggtctGGTACATTCCTTGGAAAGAATGAGGGGAAGATAGAAGGAGGTAAGTTCAGAAAGGTTATGGAGGAGGGGGGCATATCATGCAGGGCCTTGTGCACCAAAACAAGGACTTTGGCTGTTGCTCTGGATAAGATGGGGAATAACTGCAGGGATTTTGTTTGTGATCTAACTTCAGTATTAAAAAGTTCACCCAGGTTTTTGCGTTAAAAGTAgaatggagggggcttccctggtagcgcagtggttgagagtccgcctgctgatgcaggggacacgggttcgtgccccggtccgggaagatcccacatgcctgtctgggaagatcccacatgccgcggagcggctgggccgtgagccacggccgctgagcctgtgcgtccagagcctgtgctctgcaacgggagaggccacaacagtgagaagcccgcgtaccgcaaaaaaaaagtagaatggagGGGGACAAAGGTGAAATCAAGGAGACTAGTTAGAAACTTATTGTACAATGATCCACTGAAAAATGGCTCAGACTAGGGTAGAGTAGAGAAGTGGTCAGTGTCTGGATACCTTTTGAAAGTAAAATGGGTGTTCTTAACAGAGATGAGTCAAGatgatttaaatatttctagCTTGAGCAGCTAGTATGGAGTTGTCTTAATGGGGAAGACATGTTTATAGGAAGATCAGAAGTTTGGTTTCAAACATTTTgacatgttgaatttgagatGTCTACTAGACATCAAGGGGACATGTTAGGAAAGCAGTCAAATTAATACGTGTCACTGTCTCTGTCCCCACAGCTGACCAACCAGGCATGGCTCCGGGATGGGGTTCGAGTTCCCCTCCACCAAGTGCCCTATACTGTAAAGGGTTGTTTCCgcttcctgcccccagcccaggtcACTGTTGTGGGCAGTTACCTTCTGGGCACCTGCATCCGGCCGGACATCAATGTGGATGTGGCATTGACCATGCCCAGGGTGAGGTTCAGAGTTTGGGGAATGGAGAGGTCTGCCATTTCACCACCTACAAATCCCTCGATCCCTCTCTTTTTCCCACCTCTCGCTTGCCGGGGCATTGAAATCTGAATTCTAAATCCAAAGAACAGACCACTGCAGTTGTCCTGAGGGAGCTTAGATTTGCCATTTGGAACTTTGTCTTCCTCATCTGAGTTGTGGTATTGCTAGCCTTGGCTTAAGCATCCTGGCCAGCAGATGGGGTTGCCAAGCTTTGACCTTGGCTTCATCTCGGCTCCCAAGTTCTCCAACAACAAGGACTTAAGTGACTggccatctctctcttctcctgacCCCCTCCAGGAGATCCTACAGGACAAGGATGGGCTGAACCAGCGCTACTTCCGCAAGCGTGCCCTCTACCTGGCCCACTTGGCTCACCACCTGTCCCAAGACCCACTCTTTGGCAGTGTTCGCTTTTCCTACACCAATGGCTGCCACCTGAAACCCTCGCTGCTGCTGCGGCCGCATGGTGGGAGGCATATACCGGGTGGAGGGCACTGTATGGGGTGACAAATCCAGTGGGGGAGGAACTAGGGCCTCAAGTCCATGGTGAGAAGCTTGGGCCTCAAGTTGGAGGGCAAAGGTGTAAGGTCCTCAAATGGGGAGTGGGGGCGGTGTGGGTGGTACAGGGGCTCCTCCGGCTCCAGGGGGCTGCAGGGTCTCAGCATCTCCCATCTCCCCCCAGGGAAGGATGAGCGTCTGGTCACTGTCCGTCTGCATCCATGCCCTCCACCTGACTTCTTCCGCCCATGCCGCCTGCTGCCGTCCAAGAACAATGTGCGGACTGCCTGGTACCAAGGGCAGAGTCCTTCAGGGGATGGTGAGTATCAAGGTGGAGTTGGAGGGAAGGGTCTTGCGGGGACTTCTCCTCTCACGACTTCCCCTTTCCTCTCACAGGTAGcccagagccccccaccccccactatAACACATGGGTCCTGCAGGACACAGCCCTTGAGTCCCATGCGCAGCTGCTATCAACCGTGCTGGGCTCAGCCTCGGGGCTGAAGGATGGTGTGGCACTTCTGAAGGTCTGGCTGCGGCAGCGGGAACTGGACAAGGTGAGTGGGGACTGGCCCAGCTTCCCTGCCTCACTGAGTGGTGGGTTGGCTCTGAGCTCTGGCCTTTCCCTCCGTCTCCCCCTCAGGGCCTGGGAGGATTCAGTGGGTTCCTTGTCTCCATGCTGGTTGCCTTCCTGGTGTCTACACACAAGATCCATACCACCATGAGCGGCTACCAGGTGCTGAGAAGCACCTTGCAGTTTCTGGGTGAGGCGGCTGGACTCGGAAAGGCCAAGGGCCCCACTCTTACCCATCAGGGATCATTCGGTCTCTGGTCCTCAGACAGATGAGCAAACCGAATCCCAGAGGCAGGCAGTTGCAGCCACCTGTCCGGAGGGTGGGTGTCACGAGGGCTGGGTCCCTAGGGAGGGGGATACCTTCTGACACACCCACCTTCTCTGGCTCATTTCAGCCAGTACAGATCTGACGGTCAACGGGATCAGTTTGCGCTTCAGCCCAGATCCCTCCCTGGTGAGTAGGGCAGTGCTGAGTCTTGGGCAAGGCATCCTGAAGTTAAGGCCCAGCCCTGACTggcttctctctccccctcccagccGGCCCTGGCTGACTTCCACCAGGCCTTCCCTGTTGTCTTCCTGGACTCCTCAGGCCGTCTCAACCTCTGTGCTGATGTCACTGCCTCCACTTGCCACCAGGTACAGGTGTCGCCCACTCCTGGCTTCCCCAGATGTCCCAGCCCAGACCCTGTCCCTTCTGCCAGCACCAGAACCCCAGAAACTCCTCTCCAGAGACCTTTGGTCAGGCACGTCTCTGGGTCTGGGCCCTGTGTTCCGTAAGGGGAGGGGTGCAGTGCTGGTGGTCTCACGCGGGAGTTCCCTCCTTACTCTGTGGCCCCAGGTGCAGCACGAGGCACGGCTGTCTGTGGTGTTGCTGGACAGCAAAGCTGACGATGGGTTCCAGCTGCTGTTGATGACTCCCAAACCTATGGTCCGGGCTTTTGACCACATACTGCAGTAAGTTTCGGGGTGCCAGGATATGCCAGTGAGTCCTGTGTCCCTGGGGCTAGTGATGGGGCAAAGGTCCTCAGGCAAGTGCTCAGATAGAtcatcctgggggtgggggtggtgataCTTAGGACCAGCAGTACCTGATTCCCCCTCATTGTCCCTCTCTGCATCCCCAGTCTCCGTCCACTGAGTCGCCTGCAGGCAGCGTGTCACCGACTAAAGCTGTGGCCAGAGCTGCAGGATCATGGTGGGGACTATGTCTCAGCTGCTTTGGGCCCACTAACCACCCTTCTGGAGCAGGGCCTGGGGTCCCGGCTGCACCTGCTGGCCCACTCTCGGCCCCCAGTCTCAGAGGTGAGATGGTGTTGGTTGGGGAGTTTGTGGGACCGAGGGGGTTGGACCCAGGGTCCCAAGAGATACAAAAGACACACTACCCCTCTCACTAGAAAGTGGGTTTCCAGACCAAGCTGTGGGATGCTTGGATTGAGCTCAGCCTTTCTACATCCTACAGTGGGACATCAGCCAGGATCCACCGAAACACAGAGACGCCGGGGTCCTGACCCTGGGATTGCTCCTCCGGCCTGAGGGGCTGACCAGTGTTCTCGAGCTGGGTCCAGAGGCTGACCAGCCTGAGGTGAGGAGCCCTGGAGTCTGAGGGGTGATTTGGTCCTGTCTTGCATTGGAAGGAGTGGAGTGGGCTGTCCTCATGCCACCTGGATTGAGGCCTGTCTggagacttctttcttttttctcttttttgcaagatttatttattatctatttagctagtttatttttggctgcatcgggtcttagttgcggcacacgggatctttgttgaggcatgcaggatctttcattgtggttcacgggcttctctctagttgtggcgtgtgggttttttcTCCCTACTTGTGGCGttcaggctccagggcgcatgggctctgtagtttgcggcacgcaggctctctcgttgaggtacgcgagctctgtagttgtggcacgcaggcttagttgccctgtggcatgtggcatcttatttccctgaccagggactgaacccacatcccctgccttGTACAGTGGATTCTttacctctggaccaccagggaagtcccctgttggGAGATTTCTGACAGAGCCCTTCTTTGTTGATCTCTACCACTacccctttcctcttcccaggCTGCTGACTTCCGCCAGTTCTGGGGATCTCGCTCCGAGCTTCGGCGTTTCCAGGATGGAGCCATTCGGGAAGCTGTGGTCTGGGAGGCAGCCTCTATGGCCCAGAAGCGCCTTATTCCCCACCAGGTGGTCACTCATCTCTTAACGCTGTGAGTGTTAGCATCTGAATGCCAGGAGGCAGCCATGGGCTGGGGAGCCTTTTAGGAGGGTCTGGCCCAAGCTTTTGGGGTGAGCAGCCCACATCCAGTAGCTCTCGGCATGGCCCCCAGTGCCCACACTGCGCCTGTGCCCCTTTTCCAGCCATGCTGACATCCCAGATACCTGTGTCCACTATACGGGGGGCCTCCTGGATGCACTGATTCAAAGCCTGAAAGAGGTAAGGGCCCTGGTTCAGGGCTTGGGTTAAGGCTAGGGACTGTAGAGTAAGCAGCCTGTGTGGctggatttgggggtggggatgggggtggagagcCCCATCTTAGCCAGGCTGCACTTCCCAGAGCGTCCAGCAGGGGACCCCCTGGctctgcagcagcagcctgagcCAGGGCTGTATCCCAGGTGGTGGAGCTCTTCTGAAAGGTCGTGCCCTCCTGTCTCTTTTCCCTCTCAGACCTTCAGCACAGGTGAGGAGGCCCTGGCAGCTGCAGTGCGTTGCTACGATGACCTCAGTCGCTTGCTGTGGGGACTGGAAGGTCTGCCGCTGACCGTGTCTGCCGTGCAGGGAGCTCACCCAGTGCTGCGCTACACTGAGGTGAGGTGCAAGGGGCAGGGAGCTCTTTCTGCTTCGTGACACCCACCTCTGCTCCACTCACCCAGTATTCTCCCTTCCAGCTTCTTGACTCTGGGCACTCCCTCCCAGTCCCAGGCCTCTTCCTCAGCCCCCCCTTCTTCCATAGGTGTTCCCACCAACCGCAGTCCGGCCAGCCTACTCCTTCTATGAACAGCTGCAAGAGCGGGCCTCGCTGTTGCCCCGGCCTGACAAGCCCTGTCCAGCCTACGTGGAGCCCATGACTGGTGAGGGAGCTCTTGCGAGGGGGTGAGAGGGACTGTTCTCACCCCCGGCCGCAGGCTGAGGCCTCTCACTCTTCTCCACAGTGGTATGCCACCTGGAGGGCAGCGGGCAGTGGCCGCAGGATGCTGAGGCCATACGGAGGGTCCGGGCTGCCTTCCAGCTGCGCCTGGCAGAGCTACTGACGCAGCAGCATGGGCTGCAGTGCCGCGCCACAGCCACGCACACCGATGTCCTCAAGGTTCGGCTGGTGCAGGGCAGGGAtacccagggagggaggggacaggggtgTCAGGGTGGCCCGCCTCCCATGCCATCCCCTCTTCCAACAGGATGGGTTTGTGTTCCGGATTCGTGTGGCCTATCAGCGGGAGCCCCAGATCCTGAGGGAGATGCGGAGCCCCGAGGGGGTCATCTCCTTGAGGGACACTCCCGCCTCCCTCCGCCTTGAGAGGGACACTAGGCAGTTGCCCCTGCTCACCAGCACCTTGCATGGGTATGGCCACCCCCACAGGCTCTTAGGTCCGTAGACCCTTTCCTGGCCCCATTCTGCTCTCCTGGCCATCTGTCTCGCTGGAAGGCCGGTTGGAGAGATGAGTTCTGGAGTCAGGCAAGTGCCAGAACTATGGCCCTGCCACTTCACTGGCTGTGTCCCTTGGGCAggattccccctccccataaccttatttttctcatctgtaaaatgggaatcatgcTAGGACCAACCTCTTGGGGTACTAATGAGGAAGATGTGAGATGATACGTGTAATGCATTAGCACAGAGGCCAGTGTTGGGTAAAGTTGAGTAAGTAGCAGCAGCGGGGCTGAAACACTGTTCTTGGGCCCTGAGGGCCTCACTGTCATGGCCACTACCCTCCTCTCCCCGCAGACTCCAGCAGCAGCACCCAGCCTTCTCGGGTGTGGCTCGGCTGGCCAAGCGGTGGGTGCACGCCCAGCTCCTAGGTGAGGAGCTCACCGATGAGAGCCTGGACCTGGTGGCTGCTGCCCTTTTCCTGCACCCTGAGCCCTTCACCCCTCCCAGGTGattccctccacctttcccctaGCCAGGAAGTTCCACTGGGGCCAGCTTTCATCCCCCGTGCTTCAGTCCACATGGGAGAGGTGGCTGAACCAAGGGACAGAAGGGGTTCTAACCCCCGCAATCCACACCAAGGGGCCTAGGCTCTCTGGGCCGTGGGGGGCCTGGGCATGTGTGACTGGCCCAGATGCTTTGCTTACCCCTTCCTCTCAGCTCCCCCCAGGTGGGCTTCCTTCGGTTCCTTTTCCTGATATCAACCTTTGATTGGAAGAACAACCCCCTAATTGTCAACCTCAATAACGAGCTCACTGGTAAGTGGCAGGATCAGGGTCGGACTAGTGCAAGAACTACCCTTTGTGGATTGTAGAATAGGACAGGCAAGGGTTTTCCCTGTCAGTCTGTTAGGttttctctctgcctcccctATCCCGGATATCCACTCCTGACCCTGACTGCCTGGGGGGTAGGGAATTGTTAAGGAGGAAGAGGACCAAATCAAGCCTTTAGGGAGCTCCAAGACTGTAGAGATATGGTTTGCCCATGTGATGGTCAGAAACACAGCAGACTGGGGATGGTAAGCAGGCTACCTGGGGGGCTgtgaagggaagaggagagaggaagaagggctCTGAACACCAGGTGAGAAGTCTTACGGTGGGGAGCAGGGAACGGTTCAGGTTAGAATACACGACCAGACCTCTTGGGTGCGGGGTCGGTGTGGGGGGGCGGGCTGGTGAGTGATGATTTCTGGTTGTAATATGAGGAGCTTCTGGTCCCAGCAGAGAGGAAGGTATCAGCTTTCTAATTCCCCAGGTGTGTGGGAGCCCAGGGTaggaaggggccaggggcagGCCTCAGCTTGTGCAGGCCCGGAAAGCAGACTAGGGTGCCAGGCAGTGGAAAATTCTGCTTCTGGTCCCAGGCTGGGAGTTTAACACCCTGCCCAGTTGAGGCAGATGCGGtgtccctttcatcacttttgcCATTTGGGGGATGTTGGAAAATCCCTGTGATGGGCAGCTGCTAAGTGTACAGTAGGAGGACCCAGGGCAGTAGAGGGTGTCTTGGGGGAGGAGTAGGCTGACCCAAGACCCCCTCTCCTCCACAGCGGAGGAGCAGGTGGAGATCCGCAGTGTCTTCCTGGCAACCCGGACAAAACTTCCCGTCATGGTCATCATTACCCCCCAGGATCGCAAAAGCTCTGTATGGACACAGGATGGACCCTCGCCCCAGGTTTAATTTCATTCCTGCTCCCAAATGTGTGGTTTTCTCCCCCAAGGAAAAAGCAGGCCCAGCCTGAGCTATGAGAGACCTGTGGTCAGGTGTGACCTTTCTGATGTATGTGTGTCCCCCAGATCCTACACCAGCTCATGGTCCTGGCAGCCGAGGCCTTGCCCGTCCTAGAGAAGCAGCTAATGGATCCCCAGGGTCCTGGGGACATCAGGGTAAGCCCCGGGCCCAGACTGCCTCCAGGGGCTCTGGGGACTCTGCCTTTGAACCATGGAAGTCTGGAGCTCTAGGGGCCCCTGTTTGGTGAGACTGAATCCAGAGAAGGCGTTGCAGCTGCCCACGGCGCCTGGCAGTGGGGGAGCCTGCAGGAGAATCGGGGCCCTGGCTTCACACTTCTACCCTGCACTCCTCCTGGGGACCCAAGCTGCCACCAGCTGGGTCTTCTTGTTCCTGCCTTCAAATGAGCATTTGGGCCCATAATGGGTGGGTCAGacaaaagggaaggagggaaccaGAGTGGGCATGTGGAGGGGTTTGTGGTCCAGTTCCCAGCTCCCAAGTGGGCACTGCTGAGCACCCCCTACCCCTCCTCAGACAGTGTTCCGGCCACCGTTGGACATGTACGACGTGCTAATCCACCTGTCACCCCGCCACATCCCCCGGCACCGCCAGGCTGTGGACTCGCCAGCTGCCTCCTTCTGCCGGGGCCTGCTCAGTGAGCCGGGGCCCTCCTCCCTGATGCCCGTGCTGGGCTACGATCCTCCTCAGCTCTACCTGGCGCAGCTCAGGGTAGGTCCTCAAGGGCTGACTGACCCTGGGGAGGGGACATCCAGGTGGAGCTGGGGCCGTGGAGGTGGCTCTCAGGTGTCCATCTGTAATCTTGTCTCTGTCCTGCCCTTTCCTAGGAGGCCTTTGGGGACCTGGCCCTTTTCTTCTATGACCAGCATGGCGGAAAGGTGATCGGTGTCCTCTGGAAGCCCACCAGCTTCCAGCCCCAGCCGTTAAAGGTGAGCTGGCTGGGGACAGTTGTCTGTTCCTGAGTGTGTACATGTGTTCCACATgggcatgtgtgtctgtgtgtggttcCACAAGTGACCCGGTGGCATGTGTGAAACGTGTGTTTTGGTGTCTCTGCATGTGCCTCTCGTGACACCTCCATCTACATTTCTCTGATTCTCTCAGGCCTCCAACACAAAGGGGCGCATGGTGGTGTCTCAAGGTGGGGAGCTGGTGATGGTGCCCAATGTAGAAGCCATCCTGGAGGACTTTGCCATCCTGGGCGAAGGCCTAGTCCAGGCTGTGGAGGCCCGAAGTGAGAGGTGGACCGTGTGACCTCCAGCCCAGGAGCAAGCTGTAGATGGACAACAGGACTTCAGACCTCTGGAGCAAGATGTCAATGCCGTGACCACCCTTGCTGCATATGGATATGGACCGTCCAAGGAGGGCTTGCTGACCCGAGCATGCTGAATCATCCCCAACAAAGCCCTGTCCCATTTTCTGTCTGATGCCCCAGCATTGGGGCAGGGGCCATGGTGTCTTGTGGAGTCCCCTGAATGAACCCAGGAGATCCATCTACTTGTCAGCCTGGCCTgggccttttttattttttccttcccaggcTGCTCCCAGAAGCCCGGAGAAGAGGCTGTGTGCCCAGGGCTGAggctctgtccccacccctctGCCAGGATGTGTGCCTCAACCTCAGTATGCCCTTTGGTGCATTGTCAGGCCTTTTAAATGGGGCTCAGAGAAGGTGTGGCACTGCCTGAGAGTCACAGAGCACCAGCACTGAGCAGTGGAGAGGGGGCTACGTGGGATGAATACACCGCATTGAAGGGGCACAGTGCGCTCCTGTTTTGGTTCCGCTGCATCCCGGGGTGGGGACATGGAAAAGCACAGAGGACAGGAAGGGGCTGGGTGGGTGAAGGGGTGAGGGGGACTGGTGGTCCCCCATCCAGGAGAGATGCAGAAAGCACTGATTGCTGCCCTGGCCTCCGGTGTCTGAGCCCCTCAGGCTCTGTGCTCCTGCAGTGGTGGTGCAGAGGTGAGTGGGACCCAAGACCTGCTCTCCAGGAGCTCCCagtgccctgggggagggggtgctgcTTCCTTTCAGCCTGGTCCACACCCCCCCTTGCAGCAGCCTCTCCCTAATCCTGGCTGTTTTTCCAGACTCAGCTCAAACAGTGACTCCTCCTTAAGCCCTTCCTCGCCCTCAGCCTAGGGTGCGCTTTCTCTCCTCTGAAACATTAGAGCAATTACTGCCTGTTCGTTTCTCTTTGCAGTCACGTACAGTGGCGTGAACTCTCTTGTtttaaactgtgatttaaaatgaaatcattgAATTTCCCTATGTTATTGGCTTGTCTGCCTTTTCTGCATGGTTTTGACCTTGTCTCCTAaatgtaagctctttgagggcaggaaacATATTTGAACAGATTTCACGGCACCTAGTACAGTGCTCTGCCCAAGTAGGATACAGGTGTGTGCAGAAGGGGCACCTGGCCCAGGCGGatggagggcagggcaggccaCCAGAAGCCTTCAAGGAGAAGAGCATCATGATTTGCGATCTCTGCCTAGAATGGGTAGGGTTTTGATGGTGAAAGGCCTGAGAATTAAAAAGCTGATGTTGGGAATTGctttggcagtccagtggttaggattccacacaCTCacagctgagggcccaggttcaatccttggttgagGAACTAAAATCACTCAAGccatgcaatgcagccaaaaaaaaaaaaaaaaaggttgattgAGTGCCTGCCTAATAAGATACCCTTTGTTATTTTCCATATCTTACATAAGGAAATTGATCATATACCAGCCCTATGAAGTACCTGCTTTTCCTCATTATCATTTTCTGAATGAGGTCAAGTTCAGCTGCAGGTGGGGGCTTGTTTGTAGAGGGACTTGGAGGTCTGGCTATCTGGCTTCATCCTCAAGACGCTTAGCCACACATGGGAACTCTGGTTTCCAATTTTGTCCCCATTCTGTTGTCTTTGTGAACCTATGCCAGTCCCTGCCTGTCACTGTCATGGGACAGCTTGGCCTGGGGTTGAAATTAGTATAGGGAATACACTGATTGGCTGCGTGAACTGAGGTCTGTGTCCATCTCTCTCCTTGTGCCATTCATTCATGTACTCCAGATCTCAGTGTGCCAGGCTGTATTTTCAGTGAGATATAAGAGATGCAGTCCCAGCCCTGTGGTCGTCCCTGGCTTCTcagctttcctttttcttagtcCCTCACATGTGGCAGTCCCTCCGTGGactctggggaggggcagggggtacAGGCTGGTTTCAAACCATCCCGTTTCATCCCAGGGTCAGCTCCAGGCTCGTAGCTTCTTTCACA from Phocoena phocoena chromosome 6, mPhoPho1.1, whole genome shotgun sequence encodes the following:
- the NOL6 gene encoding nucleolar protein 6 isoform X1, encoding MGPAHKGAQHRGTAGEPEVMASALEGIGKEGKKESSKKRSGSPVEGLLQPVKLSRAELYKEPTNEELNRLRETESLFHSSLLRLQVEELLKEVRLSEKKKERIDAFLQKVNQRIMRVPSTPETELTNQAWLRDGVRVPLHQVPYTVKGCFRFLPPAQVTVVGSYLLGTCIRPDINVDVALTMPREILQDKDGLNQRYFRKRALYLAHLAHHLSQDPLFGSVRFSYTNGCHLKPSLLLRPHGKDERLVTVRLHPCPPPDFFRPCRLLPSKNNVRTAWYQGQSPSGDGSPEPPTPHYNTWVLQDTALESHAQLLSTVLGSASGLKDGVALLKVWLRQRELDKGLGGFSGFLVSMLVAFLVSTHKIHTTMSGYQVLRSTLQFLASTDLTVNGISLRFSPDPSLPALADFHQAFPVVFLDSSGRLNLCADVTASTCHQVQHEARLSVVLLDSKADDGFQLLLMTPKPMVRAFDHILHLRPLSRLQAACHRLKLWPELQDHGGDYVSAALGPLTTLLEQGLGSRLHLLAHSRPPVSEWDISQDPPKHRDAGVLTLGLLLRPEGLTSVLELGPEADQPEAADFRQFWGSRSELRRFQDGAIREAVVWEAASMAQKRLIPHQVVTHLLTLHADIPDTCVHYTGGLLDALIQSLKETFSTGEEALAAAVRCYDDLSRLLWGLEGLPLTVSAVQGAHPVLRYTEVFPPTAVRPAYSFYEQLQERASLLPRPDKPCPAYVEPMTVVCHLEGSGQWPQDAEAIRRVRAAFQLRLAELLTQQHGLQCRATATHTDVLKDGFVFRIRVAYQREPQILREMRSPEGVISLRDTPASLRLERDTRQLPLLTSTLHGLQQQHPAFSGVARLAKRWVHAQLLGEELTDESLDLVAAALFLHPEPFTPPSSPQVGFLRFLFLISTFDWKNNPLIVNLNNELTAEEQVEIRSVFLATRTKLPVMVIITPQDRKSSVWTQDGPSPQILHQLMVLAAEALPVLEKQLMDPQGPGDIRTVFRPPLDMYDVLIHLSPRHIPRHRQAVDSPAASFCRGLLSEPGPSSLMPVLGYDPPQLYLAQLREAFGDLALFFYDQHGGKVIGVLWKPTSFQPQPLKASNTKGRMVVSQGGELVMVPNVEAILEDFAILGEGLVQAVEARSERWTV
- the NOL6 gene encoding nucleolar protein 6 isoform X2, which codes for MGPAHKGAQHRGTAGEPEVMASALEGIGKEGKKESSKKRSGSPVEGLLQPVKLSRAELYKEPTNEELNRLRETESLFHSSLLRLQVEELLKEVRLSEKKKERIDAFLQKVNQRIMRVPSTPETELTNQAWLRDGVRVPLHQVPYTVKGCFRFLPPAQVTVVGSYLLGTCIRPDINVDVALTMPREILQDKDGLNQRYFRKRALYLAHLAHHLSQDPLFGSVRFSYTNGCHLKPSLLLRPHGKDERLVTVRLHPCPPPDFFRPCRLLPSKNNVRTAWYQGQSPSGDGSPEPPTPHYNTWVLQDTALESHAQLLSTVLGSASGLKDGVALLKVWLRQRELDKGLGGFSGFLVSMLVAFLVSTHKIHTTMSGYQVLRSTLQFLASTDLTVNGISLRFSPDPSLPALADFHQAFPVVFLDSSGRLNLCADVTASTCHQVQHEARLSVVLLDSKADDGFQLLLMTPKPMVRAFDHILHLRPLSRLQAACHRLKLWPELQDHGGDYVSAALGPLTTLLEQGLGSRLHLLAHSRPPVSEWDISQDPPKHRDAGVLTLGLLLRPEGLTSVLELGPEADQPEAADFRQFWGSRSELRRFQDGAIREAVVWEAASMAQKRLIPHQVVTHLLTLHADIPDTCVHYTGGLLDALIQSLKEASNTKGRMVVSQGGELVMVPNVEAILEDFAILGEGLVQAVEARSERWTV